The DNA segment AGCCACTATCTCGTGGAGCGACCGCGAGCGGGCGGGGGCTTTCGAGGTAGTGTTCTCGGGGCAGTTGCAGTCGAAGTAGTGCAACGTTTCCTCGTAGCGAGAAGACAAGAACGTTCGAAACCGAGTTCCGAAATATCTCTTCAATCGACAGTACCATTCAGTAGAGATCAGTACAAATCAGTACTTACCAATATTCTCGACGAGGCGAGAATCGAAACCCAACCCGCAAACCGAGTCCCCAGCGCTATTTCGCTTTCAGGTTGTGCACGACATCCAACCACTCAACTACCTCCGCAGTCGGTTCGATGGCCTCCCGAATCGCGTCGGCCGGTTTGTAGGCCATCGGCGCTTCGTCCAGCACCGACTCGACGACCGATTCGGAGTAGATACCGTCCATCGCCTCGCCGAACTCGTCCATGGAAATCGTGTCGTAGGCATCCCCTCTGCTCATCGTCCGGCCCGCGCCGTGCGGGGCCGTGGAGTGGTACTCCTCGTTGCCCTTCCCCCGGGCGATGATCGATCCGTCGGCCATGTTGAACGGGACGACGAGTCGCTGGCCCTCGCGGGCGGGCGTGGCACCCTTCCGGATCGTCATATCGCGGAAGTCGATGTAGTTGTGCGTGGACTGAAAGCGGTCGGTCGGCCGAATTTCGAGCGCCGCACAGATGGCGTCGCTCATCAACTCGCGGTTCCAGCGGGCGTACTGCTGGGCGAACAGCATATCGACGTAGTAGCCGTGTGCCTCCCGCCCGTCGAGCCAATCGAGGTCCTCCATTCGCCCCTCGTCGGGGCGCAGGTTCGATCCCGAAAGGACGTCGAACGCGTCCTCGATGTCGCCGCCGTCGAAGGCCTCCCGGACTCGCTCGGCGCGGATGTGCGATTCACCCATTCCGCCGGTGACCCACGTGAACAGTTCACCGTCTCCGACGGTTTCGGGGTCGAACTTGAGGAATTTCCCATACTCGTCCGGAATCGCATCGCGGATTTCGTCGGCCGAGCGGTAGTCCGAGGCTCGGCCCTGCCAGTACTCGGCGACGGCCTTGCCGAGGTAGCGCGACCCGCTGTGGACGACGAGCCAATAGTCGCCCGACTCCCGGCCCTGTGCGAATTCGACGAAGTGGTTGCCGCCGCCGAGCGTTCCGGCGCTCTTGATGACGTAGCCCATCCCCTGGCGCTGGGGTGCCAGCACGCGCTCGCAGAGGGATTTGAAGTACGCCTCGCCGTAGCCGTCGAAGTCGAAGACGAGGGGGTCGATTGCTCGCCCGAATCGCTCGCGGTAGGCGGCGTCGAAGCGTTCGAAGACCTCGTTCGCCCGCTCGAACGGGAACTCGTTGACCAGATGCGGCGCGTCGTCGTACTCGTGCACTTCCCGACCCATCGGCACGGCGTCGCGGACGCGGCGCTCGCGTTCTTCGTCCGCATCCGCAAGCGGGAGGTCGGAACCGAGGTTCGTCGCGCACATGCCACAGCCGACGTCCACGCCGACGATGTTCGGGACGACGCGGTCGGGGAGCGGCATCGTGAAGCCAATCGGGGCGCCAGCGCCCCAGTGGGTGTCCGGCATGATCCGCACCGGTTCGGTGAACGCGGGGTGATCGATGAGTTCCTGAATCTGTTGGAGACAGCCGGATTCGACCAGCGCCTCGTCCTCGACCATCACGCGGGCGGTCGTGTGCGACCCGTTCAACTCGATAGGCATTCTCTGCCCGATTCGAGACGGCGAACCGACATCAAAGTAGCTGATTGCGTGATGGGACGAGGGGGTGGCAAAATCGCTGGAATCGTCCCGCTACCGGTCCGCGTTTGGCCCGTCGTACAGATGGCACGCGACGGCTCGACCATCGACCGTTCGCTGATCCGGATTATCAGTCTCGCACACC comes from the Haladaptatus sp. R4 genome and includes:
- a CDS encoding RtcB family protein → MPIELNGSHTTARVMVEDEALVESGCLQQIQELIDHPAFTEPVRIMPDTHWGAGAPIGFTMPLPDRVVPNIVGVDVGCGMCATNLGSDLPLADADEERERRVRDAVPMGREVHEYDDAPHLVNEFPFERANEVFERFDAAYRERFGRAIDPLVFDFDGYGEAYFKSLCERVLAPQRQGMGYVIKSAGTLGGGNHFVEFAQGRESGDYWLVVHSGSRYLGKAVAEYWQGRASDYRSADEIRDAIPDEYGKFLKFDPETVGDGELFTWVTGGMGESHIRAERVREAFDGGDIEDAFDVLSGSNLRPDEGRMEDLDWLDGREAHGYYVDMLFAQQYARWNRELMSDAICAALEIRPTDRFQSTHNYIDFRDMTIRKGATPAREGQRLVVPFNMADGSIIARGKGNEEYHSTAPHGAGRTMSRGDAYDTISMDEFGEAMDGIYSESVVESVLDEAPMAYKPADAIREAIEPTAEVVEWLDVVHNLKAK